From the Solea senegalensis isolate Sse05_10M linkage group LG16, IFAPA_SoseM_1, whole genome shotgun sequence genome, one window contains:
- the fam161b gene encoding protein FAM161B, protein MGNFLLSSNPTINVTMSKMNALLEDGFTSEMMLQQHLNGLKEALVQQLQETEKKHTQELEKKLYQNALLSTDEQLEYSDKKQVNCNTKHVGTRRDIPSSALTSHKDTAHQHRPNSSTKWKHYFMKASTLTPTKAQRCVRAASLKTTQMSMEEEAVAECQKKFCALPVPSHVNQSLFKEMMELRKKKRELGHEERKNLLLSMQKPFSFQRESERNETEREMEKLEMLIATLNQDSPEQGNKIPTIRKRRQKTEDWLESELKDLEDVCSPVRTQTAGRQSKSSAYCNPKLRTAERTRKEKLGFLDERPSFQPKILQQVPDFSRLHKALQTEALRKTPAKDMTKCQPFALRTSALAQRQKKMSPEKSQEPKINYVRRSKSLGTLTSLSTDTLPTYITDAVRMRGLAIRKSIAVRESKNQESANWFSKYQMRSQAIKKSVDLHAKSLDPHVSLKQVFEDKLKHHMMADQQRMQEYKKELHDIKARVGDRPYLFEQVKQRNAKAHAEQTYRNMLRKAGFTEQFVEEKGGASGDASASSRSEEDADENELINENYILGRDENVDDGEKIEDVEEESVKS, encoded by the exons ATGGGAAACTTTCTTCTGTCTTCGAATCCAACCATTAAT GTAACCATGTCAAAGATGAATGCTTTGCTGGAAGATGGATTCACGTCAGAGATGATGCTCCAGCAGCACCTTAACGGTCTGAAAGAGGCCCTGGTTCAACAGCTGCAggagacagaaaagaaacacacacaggagttagAGAAGAAGCTCTATCAGAACGCTCTCCTGTCAACAGATGAACAACTAGAGTACAGTGATAAAAAACAAGTGAACTGTAACACCAA ACATGTGGGAACGAGGAGAGACATCCCTTCATCTGCCCTGACCTCACACAAAGACACTGCACATCAACACAGGCCTAATTCTTCAACAAAGTGGAAACATTATTTCATGAAGGCTTCCACGCTGACCCCCACCAAGGCACAACGGTGTGTACGAGCGGCTTCACTGAAAACCACACAGATGAGCATGGAGGAGGAGGCCGTGGCTGAATGTCAGAAGAAGTTCTGTGCTCTCCCGGTTCCCAGCCATGTCAACCAGTCCCTCTTCAAGGAGATGATGGagctgagaaagaaaaagagggaaCTCGGTCATGAGGAGAGGAAGAATTTATTGCTCTCCATGCAAAAACCTTTCAGTTtccagagagaaagtgaaaggaatgaaacagagagagaaatggagaaacTCGAGATGCTGATAGCAACGTTAAACCAAGACTCACCGGAACAGGGAAACAAGATACCTACTATCAGGAAACGTCGTCAAAAAACGGAGGACTGGCTAGAGTCTGAGCTGAAAG ACCTGGAAGACGTTTGCAGTCCAGTGCGGACTCAAACGGCCGGGCGACAGTCTAAGTCCTCTGCATACTGCAACCCAAAACTTCGCACTGCTGAGCGCACCAGGAAGGAGAAGCTGGGCTTCCTGGACGAGAGGCCGAGCTTCCAGCCAAAAATCCTCCAGCAGGTCCCCGATTTCAGCAGGTTGCACAAGGCTTTGCAGACAGAGGCGCTGAGAAAAACTCCGGCTAAAGACATGACCAAGTGTCAGCCCTTTGCCCTCAGGACGTCAGCTCTCGCTCAGCGGCAGAAAAAAATGAGCCCTGAAAAATCCCAG GAACCAAAAATAAACTATGTCAGGAGAAGTAAGTCACTCGGGACCTTAACGTCACTGTCCACAGACACACTTCCCACGTACATCACTGACGCTGTGAGGATGCGCGGCTTGGCCATCAG AAAATCAATAGCGGTCAGGGAAAGTAAGAATCAAGAGAGTGCGAATTGGTTTAGCAAGTACCAAATGAGGTCCCAGGCCATCAAGAAGAGTGTCGACCTTCACGCAAAGTCCCTGGATCCACACGTCAGCTTGAAACAAGTGTTCGAAGACAAACTGAAGCACCATAT GATGGCTGACCAGCAAAGGATGCAAGAGTACAAGAAGGAGTTACACGACATAAAGGCGCGAGTCGGCGACCGCCCTTATTTGTTCGAACAGGTGAAGCAG CGAAATGCGAAGGCCCACGCCGAGCAGACGTACAGGAACATGCTGAGGAAAGCTGGCTTCACGGAGCAATTCGTCGAGGAGAAAGGCGGAGCAAGTGGCGACGCATCGGCCTCGTCCAGATCTGAGGAAGACGCCGATGAAAATGAGCTCATCAATGAGAACTACATTCTTGGAAG GGACGAGAATGTGGACGACGGGGAGAAAATTGAAGATGTGGAAGAGGAGAGCGTGAAGTCCTAA
- the coq6 gene encoding ubiquinone biosynthesis monooxygenase COQ6, mitochondrial, translating to MMQRLTRAALALNGRCFITEKHISAVKVITRGLVSAEHGDDSARNEVYDVIISGGGMVGSAMACSLGMDPNLGSKKILLLEAGNKKVMDMVPDTYSTRVSSISPGSATLLSSIGAWEQITKMRCKPYQRMQVWDACSDALITFDKENLQDEMAYIVENDIVVAALTKQLDSLSDNVQVKYRSKVVHYTWPMPHQAADYIPWVQVKLANGETLQTKLLIGADGPNSMVRRALGIPTVKWSYDQSAVVAVLHLSEPTENNVAWQRFLPTGPIAMLPLSDTESSLVWSTSHQFAEELLALDEESFVDAINSAFWSNENQSETIETAGALFRGALSAIIPSAGSPRQLPPSVAGIGPKTRVMFPLGMGHASEYIRHRVALIGDAAHRVHPLAGQGVNLGFGDVACLTRLLSQAAFNGKDLGAIQHLLEYETERQRHNLPMMAAIDLMKRLYSTNAAPVVLLRTFGLQATNMLPTLKEQIMAFAGK from the exons ATGATGCAAAGGCTCACCAGGGCGGCACTGGCCTTGAACGGCCGGTGTTTTATCACAGAAAAGCACATATCTGCGGTAAAAGTCATCACTCGAGGGTTAGTGAGTGCAGAACACGGGGACGACTCCGCCAGGAATGAAGTTTATGACGTTATTATATCCGGAGGAGGAATGGTTGGTTCTGCAATGGCATGTTCCTTGG GTATGGATCCAAACTTAGGGAGTAAGAAGATACTGCTGCTTGAAGCGGGCAACAAGAAAGTCATGGACATGGTCCCAGACACCTACAGCACCAGAGTCAGCTCCATCAGTCCTGGTTCTGCCACCCTCCTCAGCA gcattGGCGCATGGGAGCAGATTACAAAGATGCGCTGCAAGCCATATCAGAGAATGCAG GTTTGGGACGCCTGCTCTGATGCCCTGATCACGTTCGATAAGGAGAACCTGCAGGACGAGATGGCATACATTGTGGAGAACGACATCGTTGTGGCTGCACTCACCAAACAACTCGACAGTCTGTCTG ATAATGTGCAAGTTAAATACAGGTCCAAGGTGGTGCATTATACGTGGCCCATGCCCCACCAGGCAGCAGACTACATCCCATGGGTCCAGGTCAAGTTAGCCAATGGAGAGACTCTTCAAACCAAGCTGCTG ATTGGTGCCGATGGACCAAACTCAATGGTGAGGCGAGCATTAGGGATACCCACAGTCAAGTGGAGTTACGACCagtctgctgttgttgctgtgctgCACCTATCAGAG CCCACTGAGAACAATGTGGCATGGCAGAGGTTCCTCCCAACAGGACCCATTGCGATGTTACCG CTGTCGGACACAGAGAGCTCTCTGGTGTGGTCAACCAGCCATCAATTTGCCGAGGAGCTGCTAGCTCTGGATGAGGAGAGCTTTGTTGATGCCATAAACTCTGCCTTT TGGAGTAATGAGAACCAGTCAGAGACGATTGAGACAGCTGGCGCTCTGTTCCGCGGCGCCCTGTCAGCCATCATCCCGTCTGCAGGCTCACCTCGACAGCTCCCTCCCAGTGTGGCAGGGATCGGCCCAAAGACACGAGTCATGTTCCCCCTGGGCATGGGTCATGCCTCAGAATATATAAGGCACCGAGTGGCTCTCATTGG gGATGCAGCCCATCGTGTCCATCCTCTGGCGGGTCAGGGAGTCAACCTGGGCTTTGGGGATGTGGCTTGCCTCACGCGGCTCCTGAGCCAGGCGGCCTTTAACGGGAAGGACCTGG GAGCGATCCAGCACTTGTTAGAGTATGAAACCGAACGACAGAGACACAACCTGCCTATGATGGCTGCCATCGACCTCATGAAACGCCTCTACTCCACGAACGCCGCTCCTGTGGTTCTCCTACGCACCTTCGGTCTGCAGGCCACCAACATGCTCCCGACGCTGAAA GAGCAGATCATGGCATTTGCAGGCAAGTGA